Proteins found in one Gigantopelta aegis isolate Gae_Host chromosome 12, Gae_host_genome, whole genome shotgun sequence genomic segment:
- the LOC121386095 gene encoding carcinoembryonic antigen-related cell adhesion molecule 1-like produces MYIPAPRTAQTATGAVRMVRSGHGPGSTVQVSTPSALIPEEGSDVAVSCAADCFLRCDFTWTFNDKTISNSSILSIFGINRTQNGTYTCTAVNPDTRQSANTSVHVDVLYQPVIKRIQLKKPDIKAVVNEVRPITLICVVDSNPTSSMKLFRDRQLVRQMTNVTSLEYTWREAVCQTSGTYSCEAENSVKSPAKKTTELVVECFPGKEDGRFAAGFGGGIGTTVALLLLCGAAVRLYFRLKKSRKQKQEKNSSRNTEQQLYSNAACGNQDESARPEAHAAPEADTTVYSSLGAAGSEAPYEGLTFDNRTQEVTYENVAYRSEHC; encoded by the exons atgtatatacccgCTCCACGCACGGCGCAGACTGCCACGGGGGCCGTACGGATGGTGCGCAGCGGGC ACGGTCCTGGTTCAACAGTACAAGTGAGCACACCGTCTGCATTAATTCCCGAAGAAGGAAGTGACGTAGCAGTGTCATGCGCAGCAGACTGTTTCCTCCGATGTGACTTCACGTGGACATTCAATGACAAGACAATAAGCAACTCAAGCATTCTGTCTATATTCGGAATTAACAGAACACAGAATGGAACCTACACGTGTACCGCTGTCAACCCAGATACACGGCAATCGGCAAACACATCAGTCCACGTGGATGTGCTGT ACCAACCAGTTATTAAGCGGATACAATTAAAGAAACCCGACATTAAAGCTGTTGTTAACGAAGTAAGACCCATCACACTGATATGCGTTGTCGACAGCAACCCGACATCTAGCATGAAGCTGTTCAGGGACAGACAACTCGTACGACAGATGACGAATGTGACGAGTCTGGAATACACCTGGCGCGAAGCTGTGTGCCAAACCTCGGGGACGTACTCGTGTGAAGCAGAAAACAGCGTGAAGTCACCGGCCAAGAAAACCACGGAACTGGTTGTTGAAT GTTTTCCAGGGAAAGAAGACGGTCGGTTCGCGGCAGGTTTTGGGGGAGGGATTGGAACAACAGTTGCCCTACTCCTGCTATGTGGAGCAGCCGTCCGTTTGTACTTCCGGTTGAAGAAAT CTCGAAAACAGAAGCAGGAGAAAAACTCCAG CAGAAACACGGAACAGCAGCTATACAGTAATGCAGCTTGTG GGAATCAAGACGAATCTGCTAGACCGGAAGCTCACGCTGCACCGGAAGCTGATACTACTGTATACTCATCGCTTGGCGCTGCAGGTTCTGAGGCACCCTATGAAGGTCTTACATTTGATAACCGAACACAAGAAGTGACGTACGAAAACGTAGCCTACAGAAGTGAACACTGTTGA